One window of the Pyrus communis chromosome 17, drPyrComm1.1, whole genome shotgun sequence genome contains the following:
- the LOC137722037 gene encoding uncharacterized protein translates to MEKEIEKSATTSFAGNLFTFVLLSLLIFSFRKVVENGTHLLTSFVDCDPSLKSLLPCLYLAGANNTNHCSPRSPAKSPSPISLRRRHYTFLHLTRVGTLDDDLFSGDDNNARSLFGLNRIASILIFSSSSHSTFKLGFNGTYGTRVSEIVRSNLRNSPFLMTELEAEMATENEGEEKGGDEEMDDWAVDLQFLINGLKLGRRDVVTLFFLLKV, encoded by the exons ATGGAGAAGGAAATTGAAAAAAGTG CCACGACGTCATTCGCTGGCAACCTCTTCACCTTCGTCCTCCTCTCCCTCCTCATCTTCTCCTTCCGCAAGGTCGTCGAAAATGGGACCCACCTCCTCACCTCCTTCGTCGACTGCGACCCTTCTCTTAAATCCCTCCTCCCCTGCCTCTACCTTGCTGGTGCCAACAATACCAACCACTGCTCTCCTAGATCTCCAGCCAAGTCCCCTTCTCCAATCTCTCTCCGCCGCCGACACTACACATTTCTTCACCTCACCCGCGTCGGAACCTTAGACGACGATTTGTTCTCCGGCGATGACAACAACGCTCGCTCCCTCTTCGGCCTCAATCGGATCGCCTCAATCCTcattttctcctcctcctctcactCCACCttcaaattagggtttaatgGAACTTACGGAACTAGGGTTTCTGAAATTGTGCGCTCCAACCTGAGAAATTCACCATTTCTGATGACAGAGCTAGAGGCAGAGATGGCGACAGAGAATGAAGGGGAGGAGAAAGGCGGCGATGAAGAAATGGACGATTGGGCCGTCGATTTGCAATTCTTGATCAACGGCTTAAAGCTGGGTCGTCGTGACGTGGTAACGTTGTTCTTCCTCCTAAAAGTGTGA